From the Rhodococcus sp. NBC_00297 genome, one window contains:
- a CDS encoding aspartate/glutamate racemase family protein: MRILVVNVNTTRSMTEAIGARAREIASPGTTVVALTPAFGAESVEGNYESYLAAVAVMETVRAYAEPFDAVVQAGYGEHGREGLQELLDVPVVDITEAAASTAMFLGRSYSVVTTLDRTVPLIEDRLLVAGLHTRCASVRASGLGVLDLDRDPDAAVRAVVDEAERAVRDDRAEVIVLGCGGMSGLDAAVRARVDVPVVDGVTAAITVAEGLVRQGLRTSKVRTFAPPRSKSFVDWPPARRDGSGVRTTR; the protein is encoded by the coding sequence GTGCGCATCCTCGTCGTCAACGTCAACACGACGCGATCCATGACCGAGGCCATCGGTGCGCGCGCCCGCGAGATTGCGTCGCCGGGCACCACCGTGGTCGCGCTGACGCCGGCGTTCGGGGCCGAGTCGGTGGAGGGCAACTACGAGTCGTACCTCGCCGCCGTCGCGGTCATGGAGACCGTCCGCGCGTACGCGGAACCGTTCGACGCCGTCGTGCAGGCCGGCTACGGCGAGCACGGCCGCGAGGGACTCCAGGAGCTGCTCGACGTTCCCGTCGTCGACATCACCGAGGCCGCGGCGAGCACCGCGATGTTCCTCGGGCGGTCGTACTCGGTGGTGACCACACTGGACCGCACGGTCCCGCTGATCGAGGACCGGCTGCTCGTCGCCGGCCTGCACACCCGCTGCGCGTCGGTCCGCGCCAGCGGCCTCGGGGTGCTCGACCTCGACCGTGATCCCGATGCCGCGGTGCGCGCCGTGGTCGACGAGGCGGAGCGCGCGGTGCGCGACGACCGAGCCGAGGTGATCGTCCTGGGGTGCGGCGGAATGTCCGGTCTCGACGCCGCCGTGCGGGCCAGGGTCGACGTTCCCGTCGTCGACGGGGTGACCGCGGCGATCACCGTCGCCGAGGGGCTGGTCCGGCAGGGTCTCCGCACGTCCAAGGTGCGCACGTTCGCGCCGCCGCGGAGCAAGTCGTTCGTGGACTGGCCGCCCGCTCGTCGAGACGGCTCGGGTGTCCGAACCACCCGTTAG
- a CDS encoding RecQ family ATP-dependent DNA helicase: MSTRERAQELLTDLAGPDAVLREDQWTAIEALVVHHRRALVVQRTGWGKSAVYFIAARLLREQGLGPTVIVSPLLALMRNQVAAAERAGVTAATINSGNVTEWDDVHARVAAGELDVLLVSPERLNNPDFRDQVLPSLSADAGLVVVDEAHCVSDWGHDFRPDYRRIRSLIAELREGVPVLATTATANDRVVEDVAAQLGVGGADTTVLRGGLQRESLHLSVVTIPDPTARIAWLADHLETLPGSGIVYSLTVAGANDLAALLRDRGMEVAAYTGQTDPTEREAAEQDLLQNRVKALVATSALGMGFDKPDLGFVVHVGAPSSPISYYQQVGRAGRATERADVVLLPGPEDREIWSYFASVAFPREHVVRRVLEVLDTERAQSTQALEPLVELGRTRLEMVLKVLDVDGAVRRVKGGWLGTGEHWHYDRERYERLDEARLSEQRAMIEYQSTDECRMAFLRRQLDDPSLTGDAEADRCGRCDNCTGQHLSADVSADHVESTRRRLDRPGLDLAIRKQWPTGLKKVGVELSGKITDGPETGRILGRLTDPVWGPRLRALTDGEDGPAPDGLEAACIKVLAEWTWDERPTGLMVMESDSRPALLNDLGERLARVGRLEPLGVLHRRPDARPVSGANSAFRVASLVDAFEAPDLTAHRGPVLLLDLSTDTGWTLTMAARALRQAGADAVLPFALIGRG, translated from the coding sequence ATGAGTACCCGTGAGCGCGCACAGGAGCTGCTGACCGACCTCGCCGGCCCCGATGCCGTTCTCCGTGAGGACCAGTGGACGGCGATCGAGGCGCTCGTCGTCCATCATCGACGCGCACTCGTCGTGCAGCGCACCGGGTGGGGAAAGTCGGCCGTGTACTTCATCGCCGCACGCCTGTTGCGCGAGCAGGGGCTCGGACCGACCGTCATCGTGTCGCCTCTGCTCGCGCTCATGCGCAACCAGGTCGCGGCTGCCGAGCGCGCCGGGGTCACCGCCGCCACCATCAACTCGGGCAACGTCACCGAGTGGGACGACGTCCACGCACGCGTCGCGGCCGGTGAACTGGATGTGCTGCTGGTGAGCCCGGAGCGGCTGAACAATCCGGACTTCCGCGATCAGGTGCTGCCCTCGCTCTCCGCGGACGCGGGGCTCGTCGTGGTGGACGAAGCGCACTGCGTCTCCGACTGGGGTCACGACTTCCGGCCGGACTATCGCCGCATCAGGTCGCTCATCGCCGAGTTGCGCGAGGGGGTCCCCGTTCTCGCCACCACGGCCACCGCGAACGATCGGGTGGTCGAGGACGTCGCGGCACAGCTCGGTGTCGGCGGGGCCGACACCACCGTCCTGCGTGGCGGTCTCCAGCGCGAGTCGCTGCACCTGTCCGTGGTCACCATCCCCGATCCGACGGCGCGCATCGCCTGGCTCGCCGACCATCTCGAGACCCTGCCCGGCTCGGGCATCGTCTACTCGCTGACGGTCGCGGGAGCCAACGACCTCGCGGCGCTGCTGCGCGATCGAGGAATGGAGGTGGCCGCCTACACCGGCCAGACCGATCCGACGGAACGCGAAGCGGCGGAACAGGATCTGCTGCAGAACCGTGTGAAGGCGCTCGTCGCGACCTCGGCGTTGGGCATGGGTTTCGACAAACCCGATCTGGGGTTCGTCGTGCACGTGGGTGCACCGTCGTCGCCCATCTCCTACTACCAGCAGGTGGGCCGCGCGGGTCGCGCCACCGAGCGCGCCGACGTCGTCCTCCTGCCCGGTCCGGAGGACCGGGAGATCTGGAGCTACTTCGCGTCCGTCGCCTTCCCTCGCGAACACGTCGTACGTCGGGTGCTCGAGGTGCTGGACACCGAGCGCGCCCAGTCCACCCAGGCTCTCGAACCGCTCGTCGAGCTCGGACGCACTCGGCTCGAGATGGTGCTCAAGGTCCTCGACGTCGACGGTGCCGTCCGGCGGGTCAAGGGGGGTTGGCTCGGCACCGGGGAACACTGGCACTACGACCGGGAGCGCTACGAACGACTCGACGAGGCACGGCTGTCCGAGCAGCGCGCGATGATCGAGTACCAGAGCACCGACGAGTGCCGGATGGCGTTCCTGCGCCGGCAACTCGACGATCCGTCCCTCACCGGGGATGCGGAGGCGGACCGGTGCGGGCGCTGCGACAACTGCACCGGGCAGCACCTCTCCGCGGACGTGTCGGCCGATCACGTGGAGTCGACCCGTCGCCGTCTCGATCGACCCGGGCTGGACCTCGCCATCCGCAAGCAGTGGCCGACGGGACTGAAGAAGGTCGGCGTCGAGCTGTCGGGGAAGATCACCGACGGCCCGGAGACCGGCCGCATCCTCGGCCGCCTCACCGACCCGGTGTGGGGACCACGCCTGCGCGCGCTGACGGACGGCGAGGACGGTCCGGCACCCGACGGGCTGGAGGCCGCGTGCATCAAGGTCCTCGCGGAGTGGACGTGGGACGAGCGGCCCACCGGGCTGATGGTCATGGAGAGCGACTCCCGACCGGCGCTGTTGAACGACCTCGGGGAGCGTCTGGCGAGGGTCGGCAGGCTGGAGCCACTGGGCGTTCTGCACCGTCGGCCCGATGCCCGGCCCGTCTCGGGCGCGAACTCGGCGTTCCGCGTCGCCTCGTTGGTGGACGCCTTCGAGGCACCCGATCTGACGGCGCATCGCGGACCCGTCCTGCTGCTCGATCTCTCCACCGACACCGGGTGGACGCTCACCATGGCGGCGCGGGCGCTCCGGCAGGCGGGGGCCGATGCGGTGCTTCCGTTCGCGTTGATCGGTCGCGGGTAG
- a CDS encoding PfkB family carbohydrate kinase, whose protein sequence is MADPDTARPRITIVGSINMDLVARTSTLPAPGETVLGSAFRTSPGGKGANQAVAAARAGAEVVFVGAVGSDTFALELRETLVGAEVDASLLREVEGASGVAVITVDDAAENSIVVVGGANETLTELTAEELAAVAEADVLLCQLETPVATVVAAARHARANGTLVFLNPSPVQPLSDDLLGLVDVAIVNRDEENALGVDALARIPHVVTTLGADGARHRGADGVVTTHPSPAVEAVDTTGAGDVFAGTLAAAWRDGPAAAVRRACAAAAVATTRDGAGSSAPTVTEVDRALAGTRDA, encoded by the coding sequence ATGGCCGATCCTGACACCGCACGTCCCCGCATCACCATCGTCGGCAGCATCAACATGGACCTCGTCGCCCGCACCTCCACGCTGCCCGCACCGGGTGAGACGGTCCTCGGCAGCGCGTTCCGCACCTCCCCCGGCGGCAAGGGCGCCAATCAGGCGGTCGCCGCCGCTCGGGCCGGCGCCGAGGTCGTCTTCGTCGGAGCAGTCGGCTCCGACACCTTCGCGCTCGAACTGCGCGAGACCCTCGTCGGGGCCGAGGTCGACGCGTCGCTGCTGCGCGAGGTCGAGGGCGCGAGTGGCGTCGCTGTCATCACGGTCGACGACGCCGCGGAGAACTCCATCGTCGTCGTGGGCGGTGCCAACGAGACCCTGACCGAGCTCACGGCGGAGGAACTGGCTGCCGTCGCCGAAGCCGACGTCCTGCTGTGCCAACTCGAGACGCCCGTCGCGACGGTCGTCGCGGCGGCGCGACACGCGCGGGCCAACGGCACGCTCGTGTTCCTCAATCCGTCACCGGTGCAACCGCTCTCCGACGATCTGCTGGGTCTCGTCGACGTCGCGATCGTCAACCGCGACGAGGAGAACGCCCTGGGGGTCGACGCACTCGCCCGCATTCCGCACGTGGTCACCACGCTGGGGGCCGACGGTGCCCGCCATCGCGGCGCCGACGGCGTCGTCACCACCCATCCCTCGCCCGCCGTCGAGGCCGTCGACACCACGGGCGCCGGCGACGTCTTCGCCGGCACGCTCGCCGCCGCGTGGCGCGACGGCCCCGCCGCCGCGGTTCGGCGCGCGTGTGCGGCAGCGGCCGTGGCCACCACGCGCGACGGCGCGGGGTCCTCGGCTCCCACCGTCACCGAGGTCGACCGGGCTCTCGCCGGGACGCGTGACGCATGA
- a CDS encoding NAD-dependent succinate-semialdehyde dehydrogenase produces the protein MTTTVDRPVPVADRSILIGGRWRDAVDGRTFDVENPATGETIARVADGGPADAALALDAASAAQSAWAATSPRERSVVLRRAFDLVVERTEDLAAVMTAEMGKPLVEARGEVAYAAEFLRWFSEEAVRIAGDHTLTGDGSTRMVVTRVPVGPCVLVTPWNFPLAMGARKIGPAVAAGCTMVFKPAEQTPLTSLALARIFQEAGLPDGVLNIVTTSDAGGVVEPWLRSGVARKLSFTGSTAVGRLLLGQAASTVMRTSMELGGNAPLVVCADADLGTALDGAMIAKMRNMGEACTAANRLFVHRSVVDTFAEQLTARMAELTVGDGAHEGVRVGPLIDAQGRAKVQRLVDDAVRLGARILTGGATPEGPGYFYPPTVLVDVPPDAEIVHTEIFGPVAAIITFDDEDEVVRIANDTEWGLVGYVFTRDVDRAFDLGERLEVGMVGLNTGLVSNPAAPFGGVKQSGLGREGGRLGIDEFLEVKYFAVPRRPGRTL, from the coding sequence GTGACGACGACGGTCGACCGACCCGTGCCGGTGGCCGATCGCAGCATTCTGATCGGTGGTCGATGGCGGGACGCGGTGGACGGCCGCACGTTCGACGTCGAGAACCCTGCCACCGGCGAGACCATCGCGCGTGTCGCCGACGGGGGGCCCGCCGACGCCGCTCTGGCGCTCGATGCCGCGAGCGCCGCCCAGTCTGCGTGGGCGGCGACGTCGCCGCGGGAGCGGAGCGTCGTGCTGCGCCGTGCGTTCGACCTCGTGGTCGAGCGGACGGAGGACCTCGCCGCCGTGATGACCGCCGAGATGGGCAAGCCGCTCGTCGAGGCGCGCGGCGAGGTCGCCTACGCAGCCGAGTTCCTTCGCTGGTTCTCCGAGGAGGCCGTCCGCATCGCCGGCGATCACACCCTGACCGGCGACGGGTCGACGCGCATGGTGGTCACACGAGTACCGGTGGGACCGTGTGTGCTGGTGACGCCCTGGAACTTTCCGCTTGCCATGGGTGCCCGCAAGATCGGGCCCGCTGTGGCCGCCGGATGCACCATGGTGTTCAAGCCGGCCGAACAGACACCGCTCACCTCGCTCGCTCTGGCCCGCATCTTTCAGGAGGCCGGACTGCCGGACGGCGTCCTCAACATCGTCACGACCTCGGACGCGGGTGGCGTCGTCGAACCGTGGTTGCGCAGCGGTGTTGCTCGGAAGCTGAGTTTCACGGGCTCCACCGCCGTCGGCAGGCTGTTGCTCGGCCAGGCGGCGTCCACCGTCATGCGGACGTCGATGGAACTGGGCGGGAACGCGCCCCTCGTCGTCTGTGCGGACGCCGATCTGGGGACGGCGCTCGACGGAGCCATGATCGCCAAGATGCGCAACATGGGGGAGGCCTGCACCGCCGCCAACCGGTTGTTCGTCCATCGGTCCGTCGTCGACACCTTCGCGGAGCAGCTGACCGCGCGGATGGCCGAGCTGACCGTGGGAGACGGTGCGCACGAGGGTGTCCGGGTCGGCCCGCTGATCGATGCGCAGGGCCGCGCGAAGGTGCAGCGCCTCGTCGACGACGCGGTGAGACTCGGCGCGCGGATCCTGACCGGCGGTGCCACGCCGGAGGGGCCGGGATACTTCTACCCTCCGACGGTGCTGGTGGACGTCCCACCCGACGCCGAGATCGTGCACACCGAGATCTTCGGGCCGGTCGCCGCGATCATCACCTTCGACGACGAGGACGAGGTGGTGCGCATCGCCAACGACACCGAGTGGGGTCTCGTGGGCTACGTGTTCACTCGCGACGTCGACCGGGCCTTCGATCTGGGCGAGCGTCTCGAAGTGGGCATGGTCGGTCTCAACACCGGGCTGGTGTCCAACCCCGCGGCACCCTTCGGCGGGGTCAAGCAGTCCGGACTGGGGCGTGAGGGCGGGCGTCTCGGCATCGACGAGTTCCTCGAGGTGAAGTACTTCGCCGTGCCGCGTCGGCCGGGGCGGACGCTGTGA
- the alc gene encoding allantoicase has protein sequence MSAAADFLLFPDLASRALGGSVSAANDELFAQRENLIKPTAPFFDPSEFGHKGKVYDGWETRRRRDDGHDWALVRLGAAGIVHGVVVDTAFFRGNYPPFVSVEAASVEGYPSAEELSTVQWHTIVEKSPADGDTANLYPVTDTRRWTHVRLSIYPDGGVARLRVHGEVVPDPRFLTGTVDLLAAEHGGRLVECSDAFYASPANIILPGRARNMGEGWENSRRRGGGNDHATFALAVAGVPRHVEVDTSYYVGNAPGWVRLSTVDDRVADVADPSAWAEVLPRTAVQPDTRHLFLLDGAPAATHLRLDVYPDGGLSRLRLFGDPDERGRVDARAAWWDGLPAEHRALLAEQAPA, from the coding sequence GTGTCCGCCGCTGCTGACTTCCTCCTCTTTCCCGATCTCGCCTCGCGCGCTCTGGGCGGGTCGGTGAGCGCCGCCAACGACGAGTTGTTCGCGCAGCGCGAGAACCTGATCAAGCCGACGGCGCCGTTCTTCGATCCGTCGGAGTTCGGCCACAAGGGCAAGGTGTACGACGGCTGGGAGACCCGCCGCCGACGCGACGACGGGCACGACTGGGCTCTCGTGCGGCTGGGTGCGGCGGGCATCGTGCACGGCGTCGTCGTGGACACCGCGTTCTTCCGCGGCAACTATCCGCCGTTCGTGTCGGTCGAGGCCGCGTCCGTCGAGGGCTACCCCTCGGCCGAGGAACTGTCGACGGTGCAGTGGCACACCATCGTCGAGAAGTCGCCGGCCGACGGCGACACGGCGAATCTGTATCCCGTGACCGACACCCGTCGCTGGACCCACGTCCGGTTGTCGATCTATCCGGACGGGGGAGTGGCGCGGTTGCGGGTGCACGGCGAGGTGGTGCCAGACCCGCGGTTCCTGACCGGAACGGTCGATCTGCTGGCGGCGGAACACGGTGGGCGGCTCGTGGAGTGCTCGGACGCGTTCTACGCGTCTCCGGCCAACATCATCCTGCCCGGCCGTGCCCGGAACATGGGTGAGGGGTGGGAGAACTCGCGTCGGCGAGGCGGCGGAAACGACCACGCGACGTTCGCTCTCGCTGTCGCCGGGGTGCCGCGGCACGTGGAGGTCGACACGTCGTACTACGTCGGCAACGCCCCGGGCTGGGTGCGACTGAGCACCGTCGACGATCGGGTCGCCGACGTCGCGGATCCGTCCGCGTGGGCCGAGGTCCTGCCGCGCACGGCGGTCCAGCCCGACACGCGGCACCTGTTCCTTCTCGACGGCGCCCCTGCCGCAACACATCTGCGCCTCGACGTCTACCCGGACGGGGGTCTGTCCCGGCTGCGGTTGTTCGGCGATCCGGACGAGCGTGGCCGCGTCGACGCGCGCGCCGCCTGGTGGGACGGGCTTCCCGCCGAACACCGCGCACTCCTCGCCGAGCAGGCCCCGGCATGA
- a CDS encoding GntR family transcriptional regulator: MTATRRLTPLDARTTSIVIADQLRERIIDGSFAPGEQVHEATVATELAVSRGPVREALQRLSQEGLLVSFRNRGVFVVELGESDVAEIYQARAAIEIGAAFTVLRRGDSGRVADALSRIVVEMQPAIDRGDWRSVAERDLAFHTALVAATGNSRMSRMYATLAAEARICMANLETAYHRPDALIEEHTLLVDLLRAQDWARLEPALREHMDTAVHDLTASLRESAETA; the protein is encoded by the coding sequence GTGACGGCCACTCGACGGCTGACACCCCTCGACGCCCGCACCACGTCGATCGTCATCGCGGACCAGTTGCGCGAGCGCATCATCGACGGATCGTTCGCACCGGGGGAGCAGGTCCACGAGGCGACGGTCGCGACCGAACTCGCCGTCTCCCGCGGACCCGTTCGCGAGGCGCTGCAGCGGCTGAGTCAGGAGGGGCTGCTCGTCTCCTTCCGCAATCGCGGCGTCTTCGTCGTCGAGCTGGGTGAGTCCGACGTCGCCGAGATCTACCAGGCGCGCGCGGCCATCGAGATCGGTGCCGCGTTCACCGTTCTGCGGCGTGGTGACTCCGGACGCGTCGCGGACGCGTTGTCGCGCATCGTGGTCGAGATGCAGCCGGCCATCGACCGGGGCGACTGGCGGTCGGTGGCGGAGCGGGATCTCGCGTTCCACACCGCACTGGTCGCGGCGACGGGCAACAGCCGGATGAGCCGAATGTACGCGACGCTCGCCGCCGAGGCCCGCATCTGCATGGCCAACCTCGAGACCGCGTACCACCGGCCCGACGCGTTGATCGAGGAGCACACGCTGCTCGTCGATCTGCTGCGAGCGCAGGACTGGGCCCGGCTCGAACCTGCTCTGCGCGAACACATGGACACCGCCGTCCACGATCTGACGGCGTCGCTACGTGAGTCGGCGGAGACCGCGTAG
- the allB gene encoding allantoinase AllB — MSAWDLAFRARRAVVTAADGSRTETACTVGVRDGRIVAVVGHDDPVDADVVVDLADDEVLLPGLVDTHVHVNEPGRTEWEGFASATAAAAAGGITTLIDMPLNSIPSTVSTDALDVKRAVAEPEARIDVGFWGGAVPGNVPDLRAMHEAGVFGFKCFLLHSGVDEFPPLSPDELEEAMREIASFDGLLIVHAEDAQIIADSENAGGRDYAGFLASRPRAAENTAIADVIAASRRTGCRVHILHLSSADAVPLVAAAKKDGVRITAETCPHYLSFAAEEIADGATQFKCCPPIREADNRDALWQALSDGVIDTVVTDHSPCTTELKRFDIGDFGVAWGGIASLQVSLAAVWSEARRRGHSLADVVGWMSAATAAQVGLESKGAIAVGKDADLAVFAPDQEFVVHAEELRHRNPVSAYDDRTVTGCVRSTWLAGRRIDLDGPPQGRLLTPG; from the coding sequence ATGAGCGCGTGGGATCTCGCGTTCCGCGCGCGCCGTGCGGTCGTGACCGCGGCCGACGGTTCCCGTACCGAGACGGCGTGCACGGTGGGGGTGCGGGACGGCCGCATCGTCGCCGTCGTGGGTCACGACGATCCCGTCGATGCGGACGTCGTCGTGGACCTGGCCGACGACGAGGTACTGCTCCCGGGCCTGGTGGACACCCACGTGCACGTGAACGAGCCCGGTCGCACCGAGTGGGAGGGTTTCGCGAGTGCGACGGCCGCCGCGGCCGCCGGGGGCATCACGACCCTGATCGACATGCCGCTCAACAGTATTCCGTCGACGGTCTCCACCGACGCACTCGACGTCAAACGAGCGGTGGCCGAGCCCGAGGCTCGCATCGACGTCGGCTTCTGGGGTGGCGCCGTACCCGGCAACGTCCCGGACCTGCGCGCGATGCACGAGGCCGGTGTCTTCGGCTTCAAGTGCTTCCTGTTGCACTCGGGTGTCGACGAGTTCCCGCCTCTCTCGCCCGACGAGCTCGAGGAGGCGATGCGGGAGATCGCCTCGTTCGACGGACTGCTGATCGTGCACGCCGAGGACGCGCAGATCATCGCCGACTCCGAGAACGCCGGCGGCCGGGACTACGCAGGTTTCCTCGCGTCGCGACCGCGCGCCGCGGAGAACACGGCCATCGCCGACGTGATCGCGGCGTCGCGGCGGACGGGATGCCGCGTCCACATCCTGCACCTGTCGAGTGCCGACGCCGTGCCGCTCGTGGCGGCGGCGAAGAAGGACGGTGTGCGGATCACTGCCGAGACCTGCCCCCACTACCTGTCGTTCGCGGCGGAGGAGATCGCGGACGGGGCGACCCAGTTCAAGTGCTGCCCGCCCATCAGGGAGGCCGACAACCGGGACGCGTTGTGGCAGGCGTTGTCCGACGGCGTGATCGACACGGTGGTCACCGATCACTCGCCGTGCACCACGGAGCTCAAGCGGTTCGACATCGGCGACTTCGGTGTCGCGTGGGGCGGCATCGCCTCGCTGCAGGTGTCCTTGGCCGCCGTGTGGTCCGAGGCCCGTCGGCGTGGGCACTCTCTCGCCGACGTCGTCGGGTGGATGTCCGCGGCGACGGCGGCTCAGGTCGGACTGGAGAGCAAGGGCGCGATCGCGGTGGGCAAGGACGCCGACCTGGCGGTGTTCGCACCGGACCAGGAGTTCGTGGTGCACGCGGAGGAACTGAGGCACAGGAATCCGGTGAGTGCGTACGACGACCGCACGGTGACGGGCTGTGTGCGCTCGACCTGGCTCGCCGGACGACGCATCGATCTCGACGGCCCACCGCAGGGAAGGCTGCTGACGCCCGGCTGA
- a CDS encoding aspartate aminotransferase family protein, whose translation MTAAAFVPRTADASTGAHTARLSPVLKQATPIVVDHASGSWITGTDGRRYLDFTTGIGVTSTGHCHPRVVAAAREQVGKIIHAQYTTVMHTPLLELTEKLGTVLPLGLDSVFYANSGSEAVEASIRLARMATGRPNIIAFHGGFHGRTVAAATLTTAGTKFRSGFAPMMGGVHIAPFPYAFRYGWDLDTAVTFALRELDYLLQTVSAVADTAAFIIEPVLGDGGYLPTPPAFLDGLRERADRHGIVLIVDEVQAGVGRTGKFWGHQFSDSTPDVLITAKGLASGFPISAIAASTALMSTALPGSQGGTYGGNAVAAAAAVATLDVVEDEGLVENARLRGEQLLGGLREIAARHDEIGDARGLGLMAAFEFVDDAGDADPGAALALQKAALDRDLLLLTCGALGNVVRIIPPLVVTRDEVELGLERIAEACDAALGVRS comes from the coding sequence ATGACTGCAGCAGCATTCGTGCCTCGAACAGCCGACGCCTCCACCGGTGCTCACACCGCTCGGCTGTCGCCCGTCCTGAAGCAGGCCACACCCATCGTCGTGGATCACGCGTCGGGAAGCTGGATCACCGGGACCGACGGGCGCCGCTACCTCGACTTCACCACGGGTATCGGCGTGACCAGCACCGGACACTGCCATCCGCGCGTGGTCGCGGCGGCGCGCGAGCAGGTCGGCAAGATCATTCACGCGCAGTACACGACCGTCATGCACACGCCTCTGCTCGAGTTGACCGAGAAGCTCGGCACCGTCCTGCCGCTCGGCCTGGACAGCGTGTTCTACGCCAACTCGGGGTCCGAGGCCGTCGAGGCGTCGATTCGTCTGGCGCGCATGGCCACCGGCCGCCCGAACATCATCGCGTTCCACGGCGGCTTCCACGGTCGCACCGTCGCCGCGGCGACACTCACCACAGCCGGGACCAAGTTCCGGTCCGGCTTCGCTCCGATGATGGGCGGCGTCCACATCGCGCCGTTCCCGTACGCGTTCCGGTACGGCTGGGACCTCGACACCGCGGTGACCTTCGCCTTGCGTGAGCTCGACTACCTGCTGCAGACCGTGTCCGCCGTCGCCGACACCGCGGCGTTCATCATCGAGCCGGTCCTGGGCGACGGTGGTTACCTTCCCACCCCGCCGGCGTTCCTGGACGGACTCCGAGAGCGAGCCGATCGGCACGGCATCGTGCTCATCGTGGACGAGGTCCAGGCGGGAGTGGGTCGCACGGGGAAGTTCTGGGGTCACCAGTTCTCCGATTCCACCCCGGACGTTCTCATCACGGCCAAGGGTCTCGCCAGCGGCTTCCCGATCTCCGCGATCGCCGCCTCGACCGCCCTCATGAGTACCGCCCTGCCGGGATCGCAGGGCGGCACCTACGGCGGGAACGCGGTGGCCGCGGCGGCCGCCGTCGCGACGCTCGACGTGGTCGAGGACGAGGGCCTCGTGGAGAACGCCCGTCTGCGCGGGGAGCAGCTTCTCGGTGGACTGCGTGAGATCGCGGCTCGGCACGACGAGATCGGAGATGCCCGCGGGCTCGGTCTGATGGCGGCATTCGAGTTCGTCGACGATGCCGGGGACGCCGATCCGGGCGCCGCGCTCGCTCTGCAGAAGGCAGCGCTCGACCGCGATCTCCTGTTGTTGACGTGCGGTGCGCTGGGCAACGTGGTGCGCATCATCCCGCCCCTCGTGGTGACGCGGGACGAGGTCGAGCTGGGACTCGAGCGCATCGCGGAGGCGTGCGACGCGGCGCTGGGAGTTCGGTCGTGA
- a CDS encoding allophanate hydrolase-related protein, with the protein MAELFCNGGAMRGGNLHHNVSSHTFLGSVRTAPNYRFFAVRDEFPGLLLTETGGASIAGELYDVPMENIRTDFLPEEPVELELSVIELADGRSVMAVVLRPGLVDSLSSELTEITDLGGWRAYRGLPDPDETVSAGA; encoded by the coding sequence ATGGCCGAACTGTTCTGCAACGGAGGCGCCATGCGTGGCGGCAACCTGCACCACAACGTCTCCAGTCACACCTTCCTCGGCTCGGTGCGGACGGCGCCGAACTACCGGTTCTTCGCGGTGCGCGACGAGTTCCCCGGCCTGCTGCTGACCGAGACCGGTGGCGCCTCCATCGCCGGTGAGCTGTACGACGTCCCGATGGAGAACATCCGCACCGACTTCCTGCCGGAGGAGCCCGTCGAACTCGAACTCTCGGTCATCGAGCTCGCCGACGGACGGTCGGTGATGGCCGTGGTGCTGCGACCGGGCCTGGTCGACTCGCTGTCCTCAGAGCTCACCGAGATCACGGATCTCGGTGGGTGGCGTGCCTACCGCGGGCTTCCCGATCCGGACGAGACCGTCTCTGCGGGGGCATGA